From the Phyllopteryx taeniolatus isolate TA_2022b chromosome 20, UOR_Ptae_1.2, whole genome shotgun sequence genome, one window contains:
- the spata13 gene encoding spermatogenesis-associated protein 13 isoform X4: protein MCFTMVLALCVPFRCVCGGPDPERENQKVTSEEQRQEVTQQDGDSPETSDSTSPLSPVFLPESPTLPSTEATAVKSRRRSGRPKPRPISDYGQLLSRKHCIPEEVVELNPDERTQSLHQECIGNGVCESGEECGMNGSVPGRRQQRPVSVMGVEDLFSPDGDEDRFPSPLSRPPIPSHKVPPYKAVSARLRPPTLSQSTPIGLDRVGRKKLHRMLSDGVSECSAAPDDSVSEEDEEDGSFDELADVTPYLEPGVELSVLVEWISSGHAVYAEALWDHVTMEEQELAFKAGDVIRILDASHKDWWWGRGPYKEAWFPSSFVRVRVNQEDSSAGSVESVADQEDPAPREAHNSQHRQQMRTNVVQEIMNTERVYIKHLKDICEGYIRQCRKYPDMFTELQLKTIFSNIEDIYRFQRQFLRDLERKYNKEQPHLSEIGSCFLLQGEGFSIYSEYCNTHPAASTELQRLMKSGRYKHFFEACRLLQQMIDISIAGFLLTPVQKICKYPLQLGELLKYTPKDHSDHGGVSDAYEAMKNVASLINERKRRLESVDAIAHWQVAILRWEGPDVLVRSSELIHSGELTRILRQGKMQQRSFFLFDHQLVFCKKDVLRRDLLQYRGRMDMDLTEVLNMPDGRDPDLGLTLRNAVRLRHADTLEFVCMLCCRKLQDKERWLQAFKKERRRVKEDQELGIEISEDQRKQAIANARRAKQGKIKTVGYSGSVLPHHQNLHPLHQRHVTIPTSVPQQQVFALAEPPKRKPYQLLYSITRSAFFRK, encoded by the exons ATGTGTTTCACAATGGTGCTAGCCCTCTGCGTGCCTTTCCGTTGTGTGTGCGGCGGTCCCGATCCAGAGCGGGAGAACCAAAAG GTAACGTCAGAGGAGCAAAGGCAGGAAGTGACGCAACAAGATGGCGACTCCCCGGAAACCAGCGACAGCACCTCCCCACTCTCCCCGGTCTTCCTCCCGGAGTCGCCGACGTTGCCCTCCACGGAGGCGACCGCAGTCAAGTCCCGGCGACGGAGCGGGCGCCCGAAACCGCGGCCCATCTCGGACTATGGGCAGCTCCTCTCCAGGAAGCACTGCATTCCTGAGGAGGTGGTCGAGCTGAACCCCGACGAAAGGACGCAGTCGCTTCACCAGGAATGCATCGGGAACGGTGTGTGCGAGAGCGGGGAGGAGTGCGGCATGAACGGGAGCGTTCCAGGCAGGCGGCAGCAGCGACCCGTGTCTGTGATGGGGGTGGAGGACTTGTTCTCCCCTGATGGCGACGAGGACCGTTTTCCTTCT CCTCTGTCACGGCCGCCCATCCCCTCCCACAAGGTGCCCCCCTACAAGGCAGTCTCAGCCAGGTTACGCCCTCCCACCCTCTCCCAGAGCACCCCCATCGGACTGGACCGCGTGGGGAGGAAAAAGCTGCACCGAATGCTCAGCG ACGGCGTGTCCGAATGCTCGGCTGCGCCGGACGACAGTGTGAGCGAGGAAGACGAGGAAGACGGGAGCTTCGACGAGCTCGCCGACGTCACGCCGTACCTGGAGCCGGGCGTGGAGCTCTCTGTGCTTGTTGAG TGGATAAGCTCGGGCCACGCCGTGTACGCCGAGGCCCTGTGGGACCATGTGACCATGGAGGAGCAGGAGCTGGCCTTCAAGGCAGGAGATGTAATCCGCATCCTGGATGCCTCGCACAAGGACTGGTGGTGGGGCAGGGGGCCATACAAGGAGGCCTGGTTCCCCTCCAGCTTTGTTCGG GTGCGCGTGAACCAGGAGGACTCCAGCGCGGGGAGTGTGGAGAGCGTTGCAGACCAGGAGGACCCGGCTCCCCGGGAGGCACACAACAGCCAGCACAGACAGCAGATGAGGACCAACGTGGTGCAGGAGATCATGAACACAGAACGCGTCTACATCAAGCACCTGAAAGACATCTGCGAG GGTTACATCCGTCAGTGCCGCAAGTACCCAGACATGTTCACCGAGCTACAGCTGAAGACCATCTTCAGCAACATTGAGGACATCTACAGATTCCAGAGGCAGTTCCTACGCGACCTGGAGAGGAAGTACAACAAGGAGCAGCCGCACCTCAGTGAAATTGGCTCTTGCTTTCTCTTGCAG GGCGAGGGCTTTTCTATCTACTCTGAGTACTGTAACACCCACCCAGCAGCCTCCACCGAACTTCAACGCCTCATGAAGTCCGGCCGGTACAAGCACTTCTTTGAGGCCTGCCGCCTCCTACAGCAGATGATCGACATTTCCATCGCCggcttcctgctcactcctGTCCAGAAGATCTGCAAATACCCCCTGCAGCTGGGCGAGCTGCTCAAGTACACCCCCAAAGACCACAG TGACCACGGTGGGGTCAGCGACGCGTACGAGGCCATGAAGAACGTGGCGAGTCTGATCAACGAAAGGAAGAGGCGGCTGGAGAGCGTCGACGCCATCGCCCACTGGCAGGTGGCCATTCTCCGCTGGGAG GGGCCCGACGTGCTGGTGCGCAGCTCCGAGCTGATCCACTCCGGAGAGCTGACTCGAATCCTCCGCCAGGGCAAAATGCAGCAGCGCAGCTTCTTCCTCTTCGACCACCAGCTGGTCTTCTGCAAGAAGGATGTCCTGCGCCGGGACCTTCTCCAATACCGAGGGCGGATGGATATGGACCTTACCGAAGTGCTTAACATGCCCGACGGGCGGGACCCGGACCTCGGCCTGACCCTGAGGAACGCCGTGCGCCTGCGCCACGCCGACACTCTGGAGTTTGTGTGCATGCTGTGCTGTAGGAAGCTCCAGGACAAGGAGAGGTGGCTGCAGGCGTTCAAAAAAGAGAGACGGCGAGTCAAGGAGGACCAGGAGCTGG GAATAGAAATCAGTGAGGATCAAAGGAAACAGGCTATTGCTAATGCCAGAAGAGCCAAACAGGGCAAGATCAAAA CTGTGGGCTACTCCGGGTCTGTCCTGCCGCACCACCAGAACCTCCACCCGCTTCACCAGCGGCACGTGACCATCCCTACCAGCGTACCCCAGCAGCAGGTGTTCGCCCTGGCCGAGCCGCCCAAGCGAAAGCCTTACCAGCTGCTCTACAGCATCACCCGCAGCGCCTTTTTCAGGAAGTGA